Proteins found in one Coleofasciculaceae cyanobacterium genomic segment:
- a CDS encoding glycosyltransferase, protein MSDRIVNKKSSGLFLVWKKYQRRPEVLASLINCELKFIPHLFKNKYLRPLDYLIKLIVSVKDIWLKKPDFVVAQCPPTFSALAPWLTKTPYMIDAHNPLFQVAMWQNMPLSKTILHNALGIIVHNTEMFDLVKNSYPSAQLFTICDPIESIKPAQPQQRHPKQILVIASFDPWDEPVDLLIETMAALTDFNFIITADPDKLALETAAKLRKLSNVKLTGFLATAEYHQVLCSSLASLVLTTSDATQPSGACEALSSNTQLVISKTSLTEKLFGEWAVLVENSSESIINAIKELSLKEMDLSEYRNQWNMSVKQKIAELIKFID, encoded by the coding sequence ATGTCTGATCGCATAGTAAATAAAAAATCTTCTGGTTTGTTCCTCGTTTGGAAAAAATATCAAAGAAGACCCGAAGTTTTGGCATCTCTAATAAACTGCGAACTAAAATTTATTCCCCATTTATTTAAAAATAAATATTTGCGTCCGCTTGATTATTTAATTAAATTAATAGTAAGCGTTAAAGATATCTGGCTCAAAAAACCTGATTTTGTTGTTGCTCAATGTCCTCCTACTTTTAGCGCACTTGCCCCTTGGCTCACCAAGACTCCATACATGATTGATGCTCACAATCCATTGTTTCAAGTGGCAATGTGGCAAAATATGCCTCTGAGCAAAACCATACTCCATAATGCTTTAGGGATAATTGTTCATAATACAGAAATGTTTGATTTGGTCAAAAATAGTTATCCCTCAGCTCAACTATTTACTATTTGCGATCCAATTGAATCAATCAAACCAGCTCAACCTCAACAACGCCATCCAAAACAAATATTAGTCATTGCTTCTTTCGATCCTTGGGATGAACCAGTAGATTTATTAATTGAAACTATGGCAGCATTGACTGATTTTAATTTTATTATTACTGCCGATCCTGACAAACTTGCTTTAGAAACAGCAGCCAAACTCAGAAAATTAAGTAATGTTAAGCTTACTGGTTTTTTGGCAACAGCAGAATATCATCAAGTGTTGTGTTCTAGTTTGGCATCCTTGGTTTTGACTACCAGTGATGCAACTCAACCTAGTGGCGCTTGTGAAGCTTTATCTTCTAATACTCAACTAGTTATTAGTAAGACATCATTAACTGAAAAATTGTTTGGAGAATGGGCAGTGTTAGTCGAAAATTCTTCAGAATCGATAATTAACGCGATTAAAGAATTATCCCTCAAAGAAATGGATTTAAGTGAGTATCGTAATCAATGGAATATGTCAGTCAAACAAAAAATTGCTGAACTAATTAAATTTATTGATTAG
- a CDS encoding endo-1,4-beta-xylanase, translating to MAKKRKSIPRRAFLLGLSALAVLATLVTARKFKFKKQRTLETDDLKEDFSAVGTTPLGDRAAAQGLLYGAFPQAGYQDFVEDPLFQSQLVEECRLLVTGFYWNWGGVRPSESTYDFTATDYFAQFAADNNMLLRGHPLVWYRTTPDWLLDKFNNPSMTIQEIENILTDHIATVVGRYAGKVHSWDVVNEAINVEDGRGDGFRDTKISGINDKKSLNWLDFLGIDYIDLAFQIASQADPRAMLTYNEFGLDYNIAEDEAKRTATLKLLENLKAKGTPVHAFGIQAHLDATRNDDFSPQKLRQFLQDVADLDLKIIISELDVRDRFLQGDIASRDRAVARAYSDFLSVALDEPAVVAVATWGLSDRYTWTKDKLRPDGTFQRPLPLDARLNRKLAWKAIAHAFDNAPRR from the coding sequence ATGGCCAAAAAACGTAAATCAATACCAAGACGAGCTTTTCTACTTGGATTAAGCGCTTTAGCAGTTTTGGCTACTTTGGTAACAGCGCGGAAGTTCAAGTTCAAAAAACAGCGAACTTTGGAAACAGATGACCTGAAAGAAGATTTTTCAGCAGTTGGAACAACACCATTAGGCGATCGCGCTGCTGCCCAAGGATTGTTATATGGAGCATTTCCTCAGGCGGGATACCAGGATTTTGTTGAAGATCCACTATTTCAATCTCAGCTTGTAGAAGAGTGTCGTCTATTAGTCACTGGTTTTTACTGGAATTGGGGCGGTGTTCGTCCCAGCGAGAGTACATACGACTTTACTGCAACTGACTATTTTGCTCAATTTGCCGCCGATAACAATATGTTATTAAGAGGGCATCCTTTAGTATGGTATCGCACTACCCCTGATTGGTTGCTCGACAAATTTAATAATCCTAGTATGACTATTCAAGAAATAGAAAATATTCTTACCGATCACATTGCAACTGTAGTAGGAAGATATGCAGGTAAAGTTCATTCTTGGGATGTAGTCAATGAAGCAATTAACGTTGAGGATGGTCGAGGTGATGGATTCCGAGATACAAAGATAAGTGGTATAAATGACAAAAAGTCTTTAAATTGGCTCGATTTTCTAGGTATAGATTACATCGATCTTGCTTTTCAAATTGCCTCACAAGCCGATCCCCGAGCAATGCTTACCTATAACGAATTTGGGTTAGATTACAATATTGCAGAAGATGAAGCTAAAAGAACTGCTACATTAAAACTGCTAGAAAATTTAAAAGCTAAGGGAACTCCAGTTCATGCTTTTGGTATTCAGGCTCATTTAGATGCCACTAGAAATGATGATTTCAGTCCTCAAAAGTTGCGTCAATTTCTCCAAGATGTGGCTGATTTAGACTTGAAAATTATTATCTCTGAGCTAGATGTAAGAGATAGATTTCTCCAAGGAGATATTGCCAGTCGCGATCGCGCTGTTGCCCGTGCCTATAGTGATTTTCTTTCTGTTGCTCTAGATGAACCAGCGGTAGTTGCTGTAGCTACTTGGGGTCTAAGCGATCGCTATACTTGGACAAAAGACAAACTCCGTCCAGATGGCACTTTCCAGCGACCTTTACCTTTAGACGCTCGACTAAATCGGAAGCTGGCTTGGAAGGCGATCGCTCATGCTTTTGATAACGCACCCAGACGTTGA
- a CDS encoding sugar transferase, with amino-acid sequence MLDKFSSTPDYAVKKSYLPDDLAKTRDLRSPGYLKLAEKEFSYRLKIIILFALDSFALCLGWFIAYADNWQQFEIKLIWQSSEICSLFLTVLAFMVFLFSAYDLYRKGDKSRNLSNPIKAVFLAHSAIIPIILKFYDPQIIYKLVVAGLITLLLVTFQRLTLNWIWAYVRQRHTILKQKILLIGNPEELDRSKSLLESSEVYNITGQLNLLEFEDDESLCIALDRINYKELDEVFICSWEAVKGVASLYWKLRTIGVNWRILPINIKLPERQAEIATIIGVPSIRFAHSAIIGIDFFSKRIFDVVLSSMLLAIIGLPMLFIAILIKLDSPGNILYKQTRVGLKGNHFQIWKFRTMVANASELQHKLEAQNEIQGGILFKIKDDPRITKIGKYLRHYSLDELPQLFNVLRGEMSLVGPRPLPVRDVAKFSQNHFFRQQVLPGITGLWQVSGRSDTGSDGVFNLDFEYIENWSLALDFKILLQTVQVVFRAKGAY; translated from the coding sequence ATGTTAGACAAATTCTCCAGTACTCCAGACTACGCGGTCAAAAAAAGTTATCTACCTGATGATCTAGCTAAAACTAGAGATCTTCGTTCTCCTGGATATTTAAAGTTAGCTGAAAAAGAATTTTCTTACAGACTTAAAATAATTATTTTATTTGCCTTAGATAGTTTTGCGCTTTGCCTGGGTTGGTTTATTGCCTATGCCGATAATTGGCAACAATTTGAGATTAAGCTAATTTGGCAAAGTTCGGAAATATGTAGTTTATTTTTAACTGTATTAGCTTTTATGGTTTTTCTGTTTTCTGCTTATGATTTATATCGTAAAGGAGACAAAAGCCGCAACCTATCAAATCCAATTAAAGCCGTTTTTTTGGCTCATTCGGCTATCATTCCCATCATTCTTAAATTTTACGACCCCCAAATTATTTATAAATTAGTAGTAGCGGGATTAATCACACTTTTATTAGTGACTTTCCAACGCCTAACGTTGAATTGGATTTGGGCTTATGTGCGACAGAGGCACACTATATTAAAACAAAAAATACTATTAATTGGTAACCCCGAAGAACTCGATCGCTCAAAATCATTGCTAGAAAGCAGCGAGGTATATAACATTACCGGACAGCTAAATCTTTTAGAGTTTGAGGATGATGAATCACTATGTATAGCTCTAGATAGAATCAATTATAAAGAGCTGGATGAAGTATTTATCTGCTCTTGGGAAGCAGTAAAAGGAGTAGCAAGTCTGTATTGGAAACTCAGAACCATCGGGGTCAACTGGAGGATATTGCCAATCAACATCAAGTTGCCAGAAAGACAAGCCGAAATTGCGACAATTATCGGTGTTCCAAGCATTAGATTTGCTCATTCTGCTATTATAGGTATTGATTTTTTTAGCAAGCGCATTTTTGATGTTGTACTATCTTCTATGCTACTAGCAATTATTGGATTACCCATGTTGTTTATTGCTATTTTAATTAAGTTAGATTCACCTGGCAATATCTTATATAAACAAACTCGTGTAGGTCTAAAAGGCAACCATTTCCAAATTTGGAAGTTCCGTACCATGGTTGCAAATGCTAGCGAATTGCAGCATAAGCTAGAAGCTCAAAACGAAATTCAGGGCGGAATTTTGTTCAAAATCAAAGATGATCCCCGCATTACCAAGATCGGAAAATATTTGCGTCACTATAGTCTGGATGAGTTACCGCAATTGTTCAATGTCTTGCGAGGTGAAATGAGCTTAGTGGGTCCTCGACCATTGCCCGTCAGAGACGTAGCTAAGTTTTCCCAAAATCATTTTTTCCGACAACAAGTTTTACCTGGAATTACAGGCTTGTGGCAGGTAAGTGGTCGTTCCGATACTGGTTCTGATGGAGTATTTAATTTAGATTTTGAATACATTGAAAACTGGTCTTTGGCTTTGGATTTTAAAATCTTGCTGCAAACAGTTCAAGTTGTTTTTCGCGCCAAAGGTGCATATTAA
- a CDS encoding polysaccharide biosynthesis C-terminal domain-containing protein: MILGSKYQQSAWALIWLSPTIFFRTMHCFAADTLTGANYQSARSIAQVMAAVINALLNFWLIPLYAWHGAIWATIASECLLMIFLWAFVFKYSRQPA; this comes from the coding sequence TTGATCTTAGGCTCTAAGTATCAGCAATCTGCTTGGGCATTGATTTGGCTATCTCCGACAATCTTTTTTAGGACTATGCATTGCTTTGCAGCTGATACTTTAACTGGGGCGAATTATCAAAGTGCTAGAAGTATTGCTCAAGTTATGGCAGCCGTGATCAATGCTCTATTAAACTTCTGGCTAATTCCTCTTTACGCTTGGCATGGCGCTATTTGGGCAACAATTGCCTCGGAATGCTTGTTGATGATTTTTCTCTGGGCTTTTGTCTTTAAATACTCTAGACAGCCTGCTTAA
- a CDS encoding polysaccharide biosynthesis tyrosine autokinase — MDSNLHIEEHIDFNQYWQVLKRRWIPATATFAGILALSLVAALASEDVYQAEAQLLIKPDRTSKIIGIPDGSPEEKKLFQQDKDPIETEAKILQSRPIVERVVTELDLKSEDGEPLSYKKVNSSLKVEPIIGTDLLQVTYEDPNPDVAVSFVKRVVELYSEDYALFNSEETSKARDFIDKELPKTEDAVRQAEENLRLFKNRNGISNLEGQIDAAIDSISQIENQLNQVNAELNDVNARYSRLQSQLGMSWQEASAVSSLSQSVSVQQTLSQLQKAKVQLAQKRNFLSDNAPQIISLKEEQADLTDLLEREIASTLGAQQQGLASNINILSLGDLKQAQLTEFANLGLQKEGLDQRLVSLKSAYDTYTKRSNLSPQLQEQQRELERKLNAATSTYETLLNKQKETGIIGNRDVEKVRVIADAAIAEDTVNPSGKIILAAGAMMGVLFGTAIAFLLDLKDNTIKNTQEVENLFAYPLHGVVPDLNLTGDNKQLQLVGSEKALPTQTASEISMMPLKEAYQNIQVNLKLLDADAKKKVIAVTSSVPQEGKSSVSANLGVARAQCGQRILLVDADMRRPTQHHIWEISNQTGLSNILNHEIEWQESVQNVMPNLDVLTSGTIPGHPISLLDSRLFEDFLNSVSNYYDQIIFDTPPIIGIADTKIIGKLIDGFLFVVRPGVADYSSATAAKKMLDSTGQKVLGVVVNGANMNREPYHYSSYYSTKRDI, encoded by the coding sequence ATGGATTCTAACTTACATATAGAGGAACATATAGACTTTAACCAATATTGGCAAGTTCTGAAGCGTCGCTGGATTCCTGCAACAGCAACCTTCGCTGGAATTTTAGCTCTTTCATTGGTAGCGGCTTTGGCTTCAGAGGATGTTTATCAAGCAGAAGCTCAGTTATTAATTAAGCCAGATCGTACCTCTAAAATAATTGGTATTCCCGATGGCAGCCCAGAAGAAAAAAAATTGTTTCAACAGGACAAAGACCCCATAGAGACTGAAGCCAAAATTCTTCAGTCTCGACCAATTGTCGAAAGGGTCGTTACAGAACTTGACCTCAAATCAGAAGATGGCGAACCTTTAAGCTATAAAAAAGTTAACAGCTCCCTTAAAGTTGAGCCGATTATTGGTACTGATTTGCTACAGGTTACCTATGAAGATCCCAATCCAGATGTAGCCGTTTCCTTTGTCAAACGAGTAGTGGAACTATATTCTGAAGATTATGCGTTGTTCAATAGCGAAGAGACTTCAAAAGCTAGAGATTTTATTGACAAAGAACTACCAAAAACAGAAGATGCCGTTAGACAGGCAGAGGAAAATCTGCGCCTATTTAAAAATCGCAATGGTATTTCTAATCTAGAAGGACAGATTGATGCTGCGATTGATTCAATTTCCCAGATTGAAAATCAGCTGAACCAGGTAAATGCTGAATTGAATGATGTTAATGCCCGATACAGCAGATTGCAAAGTCAATTGGGTATGAGTTGGCAAGAGGCCTCTGCTGTAAGTTCTCTAAGTCAGTCTGTGAGCGTGCAGCAAACATTAAGTCAGCTACAAAAAGCTAAGGTGCAGTTAGCGCAAAAACGCAACTTCCTGTCAGATAATGCTCCTCAAATTATTAGCTTAAAAGAGGAACAGGCAGACTTAACTGATCTTTTAGAACGAGAAATTGCTAGTACCTTGGGTGCTCAACAGCAGGGTTTGGCTAGCAATATTAATATTCTGAGCTTAGGAGATCTCAAGCAGGCGCAATTAACCGAGTTTGCCAATCTAGGATTGCAAAAAGAAGGCTTAGATCAAAGACTGGTATCCCTCAAAAGTGCTTATGATACCTATACAAAAAGATCTAACTTGTCTCCCCAACTGCAAGAGCAACAAAGAGAACTAGAGCGTAAGCTTAACGCTGCGACATCAACTTATGAAACACTGTTAAACAAACAAAAAGAGACAGGAATCATCGGGAATCGAGACGTTGAGAAAGTTCGTGTAATTGCTGATGCTGCGATCGCTGAAGATACGGTCAACCCCAGCGGCAAGATAATTCTAGCAGCGGGGGCGATGATGGGGGTTTTGTTCGGTACGGCGATCGCTTTTTTGTTAGATCTTAAAGACAATACAATCAAAAACACCCAAGAAGTTGAGAATTTGTTTGCCTACCCTCTTCATGGTGTAGTACCTGACTTAAATTTGACAGGAGACAACAAACAGCTTCAGCTGGTTGGTAGTGAAAAAGCACTCCCAACACAAACAGCAAGCGAAATATCGATGATGCCTCTCAAAGAAGCTTATCAAAATATTCAGGTAAACTTAAAGCTGCTTGATGCTGATGCTAAGAAAAAAGTCATTGCTGTCACTAGTTCTGTTCCCCAAGAAGGAAAGTCTTCGGTATCTGCCAATTTAGGAGTGGCTCGCGCTCAATGTGGTCAGCGAATTTTATTGGTAGATGCAGATATGCGTCGTCCAACTCAACATCACATTTGGGAAATCTCTAATCAAACCGGTCTTAGCAATATTCTCAACCATGAAATTGAATGGCAAGAGAGCGTGCAAAATGTAATGCCTAATTTGGATGTTTTAACCTCAGGCACGATTCCTGGACATCCGATCTCGCTACTAGATTCTCGATTATTCGAAGATTTTCTCAACAGCGTTTCTAATTATTACGATCAAATTATCTTTGATACGCCGCCGATTATCGGTATTGCCGATACCAAAATTATCGGCAAACTAATAGATGGCTTCTTATTCGTAGTACGTCCTGGAGTGGCAGACTATAGCAGTGCTACGGCTGCTAAAAAAATGCTAGATAGTACTGGACAAAAAGTTTTGGGTGTAGTGGTCAACGGAGCAAATATGAATCGAGAACCCTACCATTACAGTAGCTACTATTCTACCAAGAGGGACATTTAA